A section of the Acidimicrobiales bacterium genome encodes:
- a CDS encoding protease pro-enzyme activation domain-containing protein — translation MQVRKSYAFLGAGALAVTGALAAVTPGATARPTTWAATHTQALNLNARALGAAPEGQSLSLGVALPLRNKAALDRLVQAQSTGSHAPLTPAQVNAEFGPTSATINAVEGYLTSEGFTGVSAAPNGLL, via the coding sequence ATGCAGGTACGCAAGAGCTACGCATTTCTCGGCGCGGGCGCCCTGGCCGTGACCGGCGCCCTGGCGGCGGTTACCCCGGGCGCGACGGCACGCCCGACCACCTGGGCGGCGACGCACACCCAGGCCCTCAACCTCAACGCACGCGCCCTGGGGGCGGCGCCCGAGGGCCAGTCGCTCAGTCTGGGCGTGGCGCTCCCGCTGCGGAACAAGGCGGCTCTCGACCGGCTGGTGCAGGCGCAGTCGACCGGCTCGCACGCCCCGCTCACCCCGGCCCAGGTGAACGCCGAGTTCGGCCCGACGTCCGCCACGATCAACGCGGTGGAGGGGTATCTCACCTCGGAGGGGTTCACGGGGGTGAGCGCGGCGCCCAACGGGCTGCTGG